Within the Candidatus Atribacteria bacterium ADurb.Bin276 genome, the region CCGCTCTTAAGCGTTCATTGGCTCGGCTACGGGCAGCAGAATTAGCAGGAAAAACTGGTCGATATTCATAATTAATAATCAAATTCATCCGGTCTTTTTGGTATCTTTCCAAGGGAAAAAAGGATGGATTGAACAATTCTTTGCGAGGCAAATCCGTCTCCAAAAATATTTTGAGCTTTTCTTGCTTGTTTTTTTGTCAATAGCTCAGTAGCAAGGTTAATGATGGTAGTCTGGTCGGTTCCAGCTAAATACCCCATACCTGTTCCGAGGATTTCAGGTCTTTCGGTCGTACTCCTGGTGATTATAACCGGAACTCCCAAAGACGGAGCTTCTTCTTGTACACCACCTGAATCGCTAATCGCCAGCAGACTTTGGTTTAATACTTTTATAAAATCAAAATAATCCAGTGGGTCATGAAGAAAAACGTTAGCCTGGTTAGAAAGAATTGCATATACTTGATCCTTTACCACCGGGTTAGGATGAACTGAAAAAATAAAAACAATATCAGGAAAACGCTTGGCTAAACGAACTACCGCTTCTGCTACGTTCGCAATGCCACCCTCCCAATTTTCTCTCCGATGAGCAGTTACCAGAACCAATCTTTGATTGGGATTGGATGATAATAATCGACTTATATCTGAAGAACTAATCTGCTTATTTTGAGATTGAATCCAATAAAGGGCATCTACAACAGTATTCCCTGTTATCATTATCTTGTTCGGTGAAATTCCTTCATTTAAAAGGTTATCTTTTGCTTTCTGGGTAGGAGCATAATGGTAGGTGCTCAAACGTCCAACTAAAATACGATTCATTTCTTCAGGAAAGGGACTGTAGATATCACCAGTACGGAGTCCAGCTTCAATATGACCAATAGCGATCTTTTGATAAAAGGCTGATAAGGCACCACAAAAAGCTGAAGTCGTATCACCTTGAACCAGAACCCAATCGGGATTTTCTCTCTGAAGAATCCTTTCTAATTCCTGAAGAATAGATGCAGATAACGAGCTAAGGGATTGTTCCGGTTTCATAATATTGAGGTCGTAATCAGAAACTATATTGAACAAATTTAAAAACATGTGAGACATTTCCCGGTGTTGTCCGGTATTAATAAAAACCGGCTGTAAATCTGGTTGGCGGGCAACGGCAAGATAAACTGGTGCTGTTTTGATTATTTCCGGTCGAGTTCCGGCAACAAAGGCTATTTTATACCTTTTTGGTGCTTTGAGTCCCACAAGAAAGCTCCGTCACACCTAAATGTTTTCCCCATTTCCAAGAGACATAGAAGAGCACTAAGGTAAGTAGGAGAGAATAGGTGCTATTCACCAAAAAGCGGTCAATTAAAATGGCAAGGATACTGAGGCTAGCACTAATCAAGTATACAACTAAAATAACTTCTCTTTGAGTTAAGCCTTTTTCTAATAATCGATGATGAAGATGGCCACGATCCGGCTTGGTTATAGGCAGTTTATTCTTTTTGCGGCGAACGATGGCAAAAAAGGTATCGAGTATTGGAATTCCCAGAATAAGAATGGGAACGGCCAAGGTAAAAGTGGTGGCACTTTTAAGGGCTCCTTCTACCGATACGGTTGCTAAAACTCCCCCAAAAAAGAGTGCTCCTCCATCACCAATAAATATTTTAGCTGGTGGGAAGTTATACGGAAGAAATCCCATTGAAGAACCCATTAACAAAAAAGAGATTAAAGCTGATTCCCACCTCCCATGTTGAAGAGCAATAATCCCTAAAGTACAGGCTGCAATGGCAGCAATTCCACTGGATAAACCATCCATTCCATCGATAAGATTTAAGGAATTGGTAATGCCTAATATCCAGAAGAAAGTAAAGGGAATTCCCCAAATCCCAATGTACCAGAGAACATTCCACGGTAAAGTGATAAACTCAATAACCACTCCATCAAAAATAAGAATGAGAGTACCAATACCAAGACCCAATACTTTGCTCCAAGGTGGTAAATTGAAAATATCATCAAAAAATCCGGTTAGAAAAATTGCTGCTAAACCTAAAATATACCAAAATGACACTGGATAGGACAGAAAAAAGCGGAAAACAAGAAGCCCCCTAAACGGGATTTTGGTGTGCTATGGATTTTCCGGTTTCCATCGGGTTGATCAAGAAGGTTCTTTTTTTGACAAAACTTCATTATCAATGGAGTAAATAAAAGGGATAGGAAAAAAGCCCCTAAGCTTGCCACGATTAAATGAAGGAATGTCACGATTCACACCCACCTTTAAATATGCATACTTCTAAGCCTGCTTCGCTCACCAACTCATCTCCCAAGGGATCAGGATAGGGATTTTGATAGACTATTCTCGAAATCCCAGCATTAATAATCATTTTAGCACAAAGCGAACAGGGTTTGTGCGTACAATATAAAATCGATTCCTTGGTACTCACTCCATGAAGAGCTGCTTGTATTATAACATTTTGTTCAGCATGTAACCCTCGACAGAGTTCCTGTTGACTTCCGGAAGGAATTTGCCGCTTCCCTCGCAAACAGGTTTCCAAAGTGCAATGAACTAATCCACTGGGAGCACCGTTATAACCAGTGGCCAGAATCCTCCGATCAAGAACCAGCACCGCTCCAACTTTTCTTCTTAAACAGGTCGACCGAGTGCTGACCAACTCGGCAATTGACATAAAATATTCATCCCAATCCGGTCGTGTGTTCATTACTTTTCATAATCCGAGATTTTATTGATACGTCTCAGGTGTCGACCCTCGATAAATTCTGATTTTAACCAAACTTGAACAATTTCCTGGGCTAGACCCTTTCCAATCACTCGTCCTCCGAGAGTGAGAATATTTGCATTATTATGTTCTCTTGACGCTCTTGCTGAAAAAGTATCATGACAGTTGGCTGCTCGAATTCCATGAACTTTATTGGCAGCTATTGAGACACCAACACCGGTTCCGCAACAGATAATTCCTCTTTCGCACTTTCCCTTGGCTACATCTTTAGCTAAGGGAAATGCGATATCAGGATAATCAATCATTTCAGGGCTATTAGTCCCATAATCAATCACTTCATATCCTTGTTCTATTAAAAAATTTTTCAAATCTTCCTTGAGTTCAAAGCCTCCATGATCGCAACCCAAAGCTATTTTCATCGTCTATTAGAACCTCCTTTTAAAAGGATACTCTTAAAACCCTTGTTTTGTCTACCCCAACAGTGTTTATAAGTTTAAAAATATCATGAAATCTCTTTTTTTCAAACTCATCTCCACCTTCTCCCATTAAGTGAGAAGGAAGTATTAATTCTTTTTTTCTTTTTTCATCTCTCTTCTAGTAGAAAAAGATTAAGGTGTGGAAGTATTTTTTTAATAATTTCTCTTTCTTGGAGGAATGTGGTGGGAAAAGTGTCTTTCTTTTTTTCCCCTACTCAATTTCGTCTAAAAACTGTAGCTCGAGGTCTTTTTTGATAATCAAAAATGACATGATCTTTTTTAAAATGGGTTTTTAAAGAAAGATCTGCAATGGCTTCAACTTGAGAAGGATCATGTTCGATATAAAGGTAACCCTGGCTTTTCAAGTAAGGGGATGATTCATTCAAGATTCGATAGATGAGGTCCAAGCCTTCTGAACCCGAAACCAACGCATCTTTTGGTTCATGAAGTCGTATCTCAGGAGACAGGGTATTCCATTCTTCTTCTTTAACATAAGGTGGATTTGACAAAATGAAATCAAATTGTAGTTCATCAGTAGTTTGGATTTCATTAAACAAATCTGATTGCCATACTGATATTCTTTCTTCTAAGCCCAATTTTTGGGCATTATGTTGAGTCAAATCACAGGCTAATTTTGATCGATCAATGGCAACTACCTGTACTTTGGTCAGCCAATATGCAACGGTTAAACCAATTACGCCTGAACCACAACAAAGATCACACAACTTGACTGGTTGGTTTTCATAGCGAGATCTGATGGTAATAATTGCTTCCTCCAACCAAGATTCAGTATCCAACCTTGGTATAAAAACTCCTTTCTCTAAATAAAATTGGAGAGAAAAAAACTCCCATTCTTTGAGTATGTATTGAAGAGGAACTCCGTCAAGTCGTTCTTTTATCATGATATTGAGCTTTTCAATCTTTTCAACTGACAAATCTTGATCCCAATAAAGATAAATATGTGAAGGTGAAGCAGAAAGAACTCCAGACAACAAAAAACGAGCTTCTCGGGAGGCTCCGGGTAAGTTATGTTTACGTAAAGTGAGAACCAGATTACTCCAAACATCTCTCACTTTTGACATGAGTTATCCCACTTTCTCCAACATTCTCATTCTTTCCTCAGCTGCCAGGGATTCGATGACTTCATTGAGATCGCCTTCTAAAATCAAATCCAGCTTATAAAGAGTTAAATTAATCCGATGATCGGTTACTCTATTTTGAGGATAATTATAAGTCCGAATTCTCTCGCTTCTTTCTCCACTACCAATTTGGGATTTTCGATCACGATCGATTTCAGCTTTTTGTTTTTGCTGTTCAATCTCTAAAAGCCTTGAACGGAGAATTCGCAGAGCTTTGGCTTTATTTTTATGCTGGGATTTCTCATCTTGGCAGGTAACCATCATGCCGGAAGGAAGGTGGGTAATCCGCACTGCTGAATCGGTGGTATTAACACTTTGCCCTCCATGGCCGGATGAACGATAAACATCAATGCGTAAATCTTCCGGATTGATATCGATGTCGACATCTTCCGCCTCAGGGAGAACTGCTACAGTTACAGTTGAAGTGTGTATTCTCCCACCAGCTTCGGTTATTGGAACTCTTTGCACTCGATGAACTCCGCTTTCATATTTGAATTTGCTATAGGCACCATCACCCTCTATGGCAAAAATAATTTCCTTGAAACCACCGAGCTCGGTTGGGTTAGTACTCATGACTTCGCACTTCCAACCCTGATTTTCAGCATAACGGGAATACATTCTAAAGAGGTCAGAGACAAAAAGTGCAGCTTCCTCTCCACCGGTTCCCGCTCGTATCTCAACCAGAGTATTTCTTTTATCATTAGGATCGCGGGGAATAAGTAGATATTTAATCTCCTCTTCCAGCTCAATCAGCTTATTTTCTAATGCTTTAATTTCTTCTTCTAAGAGCTCACGTAAATCCGCGTCTTGCTCAGTTTTGAGAAAATTTCTATCTTCTTCTAAATTTTTTTGAGCTGCTTGATATTCTTGGTATTTCTTAGCAGTTTCTTCAATTTCAGAAATAGCTTTAGTGAGTTGTCGATAACGTTGTAAATCTTGAGTAATTTGGGGATCTGATAATAAATGGGTGAGCTCAAGATATCGGCTATTTAACTCCTCAGCTTTATTTTGCCACATACTAACACTCCTCTTTAAGGCTTCCTTTTAAAGCTGCCACAGCAACTTCTAACTGTGAATCGTCCGGTTCCTGGGTGGTAATTCTTTGAAGGAGCAAACCAGGCAAGGCTAATATATTGGCCAAACCACGATCCTGATATTTTGACAAAAGGCGAATGGCTTCATAAGCCAATCCTGCAACAATTGGAATGAGAGCAATTCGGCTAATGATTCTGGTTATTATCCCGGGACGACCTAAAAAAGAAAAAATAAAAATACTGATAATCATAACGATCATTAACCAATTGGTTCCACAGCGGGGATGATGGGTGGTATATTTTCGAATATTTTCGAGAGTAAGCTCCTGACCATTTTCAAAAGCAAATATAGTTTTATGTTCTGCTCCATGGTACTCGAAAATTCTTTTAATATCTTTCATTCGAGAAATAATATAGAGATACAATAAAAAAATTGTTACTCGAATAAGCCCTTCGATAATATTGTAGAGGATTGTTGAATGAATATAATGATCAATCCGAGAGGTTAAAAAAGTTGGAAGTGCTATAAACAATCCTACAAATAACCCAAAAGCCAACAACATGGCGATGCTAAGGTCAAAAGCCGATAATTTTTCCTCCTCTTCATCCATAGCTAAAGTTGCTGACAGAGACAAAGCTTTCAATCCGATGATGAGTGAATCAACCATATTGACAACACCACGAATAATCGGTAAAGCAAAAAATTTATTGGTTTTTGATAAAATCGGTTTCTCTTTAATATCGGTCATTATTGTACCGTTGGGTTTCCTAACCGCAATTGAAATTTTCCAAGGGCTTCTCATCATCACTCCTTCAATAATTGCTTGCCCTCCTACATTGTGCCTTTCATTCTTTTCGGGTTTTATCTTTTGCTCCACGGATGTCCACATCCTTTATCCCCTTCGGGGCAGATTCCGGTTGCACACGGCGGACCGGCGCTTTCAAAAATAATTGGTGATAATTCCTTTAAAATTTTAAATATTGCGGTGGCAATCATCCTTATTTCCCATTGAGATCGACTACAAAGCCGAAGCTTTAAAATATGGAGATATTCACGGGCATTGGCCGTTAATATAATTTGGCTGGTAATAGCCTGTGGTAATATATAACGAGCGTCTTCTTCTGCTATTCCCATTTTAATCATTTCTTGATATATATCGGAACTTTTCTGTATCTGCTCCCGAAAATGATCAAATAAGGTTTCATCTTCTTTAATTGAAGGCGGAATGACAAATTCTGGATTTTTAAAATGAATATATCGTTGGCTTTGTTGAGAGTAGGAAGCTATGCGATGACGAACCAACTGATGTGAAGCAGCTCGGGAAATTCCCCCAATTAAAAAGGTAAAAGAAGCGTGTTCTAAAACCGATTCATGGCCACGGGCTACGATTTCTCGTATAAGTTTTTGAGCTTTTTCTAATGTTATGTCTTCATCATAACTTCTTCGATAGCAGAGACGTGCAGCTCTTGCAATGGTTAGCTCAGGATTCGGTGTTGAGCTTATAAGCGTTACCTTCATACCCCTACTCCTTTTATAAACAATGATGAGTGATTAGTATCTGGTGATGAGTTTGAATTTCACTCTCATCGTATTTTACTCCACTTGAAGAAGAAGTAATTTACAAAAGGACTCCTCCTTAAGTTGTTCTTTGTTGTTATTCCCTTTTTCCATGATGTAAAGGGATTGGGGTGAGAGAGAAAATTTTTTATTCTCATTCTCATCTTGCGTCACGATGCAGTACAAATAGCAATCTAACGCTTATGGAGGTCATTGTTCAATACCTTTTAGCTCTTCATTGCTTTTTTATTCCAATAAAAAAAGGGAGTATGTAAATTATACACACTACCCTTTTTTATTCATTTCGTAACTAAAGCTAAAAATTGTCGCCGTATTTTGCCCGGAATTTCTCAACTCGACCAGCAGTATCGATTAATTTTTGCTGTCCAGTAAAGAACGGGTGACAGCTGGCACAAATCTCTACTCTTATTTCCGGTGTTTTGGTAGAACGAGTTACAAAGCTATTCCCACAAGCACAAATAACTCGTGTCTCTTTATAATTGGGATGAATATCTTTTTTCATTGTTATCACCTCACCCAATTCCGTTTTAAGTATATAGGTATCAAAAATTGATTTAAAAAAAGGTAATAATTCATTGGTACCTTTTATACATCAGGAATTGAAGAATGAACAAAAATGATTTAAAAACGCTGGGTATTATATCACATACTGATTTTGAGTGTCAAAATTAACGGGAGTTTTTCAACACATGATCAATCATTTTCAAAAATTCTCGATTTGATTTAGTATTTTTCATACGGTCGATAACCATTTGAGCTCCTTCTTGTTGGTCAACATTGGCTAAAAGCTTTCTCAACATCCAAATTCTTTCTAAATCATTTTGTTTAATCAGCAGCTCTTCTTTTCGTGTCCCTGATCGATGGATATCAATGGCTGGAAATATTCTACTTTCCGATAAAGCCCGGCTAAGATGAAGCTCCATGTTTCCGGTTCCCTTAAATTCTTCGTAAATGACTTCATCCATACGGGATCCGGTTTCAACCAGTGCGGTTGCTAAAATGGTCAGACTCCCACCTTCTTCGATATTCCGAGCAGCTCCAAAAAATCTTTTTGGCCAATGGAGAGCTGAAGAATCAATTCCACCTGAAAGGGTTTTTCCAGTATTGGGAACGACCAAATTATTGGTTCGTGCCAACCGGGTTATACTGTCAAGCAAAATGACAACATCCTTCCCCTCTTCTACCAATCGTTTTGCCCTTTCCAAAGTAAGTTCTGCAACACGAATATGATTTTCCGGTTTTTGGTCAAAAGTTGAGGCAATAACATAACCCTTCACCGAGCGTTCCATTTGGGTAACTTCTTCAGGACGTTCGTCGATCAATAAAACAATCAGAACAACGTTGGGGTAGTTGGTAGTAATCCCATTGGCTATTTTTTCCAACAATACGGTTTTTCCAGCTTTTGGTGGTGCTACAATAAGACCTCGCTGCCCTACACCAATAGGAGAAAAAAGATCGATGATTCTTGTAGAAATTTCATTGGGTGTAGTTTCTAATACAAACTGGAGATTGGGAAAAATTGGGGTTAAATTTTCAAAAAGGGGTCTTTTTTTGGCTTGCTCTGGATCTTCATCGTTAATAGCTTCAATTCGAAGCAGGGCATAATATCTTTCCCCTTCTTTTGGTGGTCTTACCTGTCCGGCAACTTTATCACCACTACTTAAAGCAAAACGTTTGATTTGTGATGGTGAAACGTAAACATCGTTTTCGCTGACAGTAAAATCATCTGAAGTTCGGAGAAAACCATATCCTTCGATAGTGATTTCTAAAATACCTTCGCTGAAAATATAACCTTTCGATTCAGTCGCCTTTTTTAATATTTCAAATATCAGTTCGCTTTTTCTCTTTCGACTATAGCCAACTATACCCATTTTTTGGGCAATATCTCCCAGTTCGTTATTGGATTTGATTTTTAGTTCTCCTAAGGAAAACTGCAATTCCGCTCTGGTTTTTTCTTTTTCAGGTTCTTTTTCTAACTCTTTTTCCTCTAATTCTAAATCAACTTGATTGCTGTCTGTACTCAATGCAATTGTACCTCCTCGTTTTTCTCAAAGACATCTTTGGATTAGAAATAATGCTTGGCGTATCGATGTGTAAATCCAAGAAGCAGTAATTTCAAATAGCTGGTAAGAATATTTTAATAAAATATTTGGCTTAAACCTCTATTTTTTAAGAAATTTCCTTGCTATATCCACGTGTTCGGGTAAATCGATATCAAACTTGATTTCTGGATAAGGAGTAATGATAGCTAAACCTTTCATTTCTAAAATCTTTTCCACTCGATCTTCAATATCTTTGACTGATAGTTTTTTAAAAATATATTTAAAAATAATATTCAAACCTAATATTCTGGCAATCATAAAAGGACTTTTGCGGTTTCTGATGACCTGAGAAATAAATTCTCTCTTTTTTTGAACCAGAGTGGGATCGATAAGTAACATATTACCACCGCCAAAAGAACCTTCAACCAATTTAGCAAAAGTTCTTTTTGATTGGCCAAACTTTTTTTGATACACTTCCTTCCGAACAATTGGATAATAAAAATCAGCAGGTTGTTTGCTGCATCTGAGAAAGAAATCCTCTATCATCTCACCTTTAATGAGAGGGATATCACTTGAAATTACCAGCACCTTTTTTTCGGGTTTGAGGTAATCAAGACCTTTTAACGTGCTTTCAAAAGGATCATTTCCAGGAGGAACAACTTCTTCAACCGACTTACCTATCCGGGATTTCAGCTCTTTGACGGGTCCAACAACAATGATTCGCTTAATTGAGGAAACCTCTTTGAGGGCTTCTATTACATACTCTATCATAAATTTATTATGAATGACAAGTAGTGATCGGTTATTCACACCAAATTTTTTTAAAAATTCTTGATTACTATCTCCACCTGCTAATATGATGGCATCAGTCATGGTTCTTCCCCTCCCTCTTTGACAATTATTGGATTACTATCAACTTTATAAATCGTTGTCGACCACCGAGAATGAATTCCTTTTTGGTTCAGTCTCTTGACAATATCAACAGCTTTTTCTTGATTTGGTGCAACACCTATGATCGATGAACCGCTTCCGGTCATAAAAACCGAAGAACATCCCATTTGTTCTAAAGTTTTTTTATATTCAGCAAATTCTGGCATGCGTTTATAAACAATTTTTTCAAAGTCATTCCAGATATATTTTTCTATCTGGCTTGGATTAAAGTCAATTAAAAAATTCTTCACCGAAGGCAAATTCTGGCAATTTTGTTGCTCTTGTTCAATATCCCATTCTCGGTATGCCCAACTGGTATCAATACCCACTTTTGGAAAAACCAGAACAATATATTTTTCCGGTGGCTGATGAAGAGGAATAACTTTTTCGCCTTTCCCACTTATTATTGCAAAGGGGTAACCAGTTGTAAAGAAAGGAATATCAGAACCGAGTTTTGCTGATAATTCAATTAGTTTCTCATTTTCGAAAGATAATTGTAGTATTTCATTCATTTTTTTTAATAAGTTTGCTACGTTGCTGCTAGCACCTCCCAAACCACTAGAAGGAGGAATATTCTTAATTATTTTAACACCGAAATACCGCTCTTTAATGTGGGGATTTAATTCACGCAGGAGATGAAATAAACGCCCAAGCAAACTTTTCTTCCCAGTCGGTATTTCATAATTACATTGAATTTCATCACAATTTTGGTTGTTAAAATAAAAATCAATAATATCATAAAAATTGATAAGTTGCATTACCGATAATATATCATGATATCCATCCGTACGTTGTTGACCAATTTTTAAAAACCAATTTATTTTTGCATAAGAACGGAATCGATAAATAGTGTCGTTTTTCATTTGGGGATCTTTCCAGGATTTTTACATTGGAGTTGAGGCCGGAGTACAATATCTCTGAGCTTTGTTGATGAAGTTTTCAATAATCTTCTCAGGAAATGCCTCAATATTAATTTTTTGTAAATCGGTGTATTTTTGAATCGTTTTTTTCATGTTTGTGCTGTTTCCCCGCACAATAATTCTCTTTTTACTTAGCTCCGATGGATTTAACAAATTTGATTTTGCTAAATATTCTTTTACTTCTTGAGCAGTTGCTATTGCTGGATTAATAATTTCAAACGTAGTTTCAGCAATATCTTGAAAAAAAGATGATATTAAAGCAAAATGGGTACAACCCATAATGATGGTATCAAAATTTTCTTGTTGAAAACCAATCAGCTGAGTATGAATCCATTTTCTCCAATCATCGGTTTGATGCAGTCCTTTTTCAACCGCTTCAACAAATTCCGGCCAAGCTTCCTCTTTAACGGTAATGGAAGAATGAATTCTTTGTATATGCTTTTGGAAAGTACTACTTTTTACAGTTGCTGAAGTCGCTAACACAACGACCTTGCCGGTTTTGGTTTTCCTTACAGCTTCTCTGGAAGCAGGATCTATAATACCAATAATGGGAACTTGAAACAAAGCTGACAGTTCCTCCAGGCAGTTTGAGCTGATTGTTCCGCAAGCGGTTATTATAAGCTTTGCTTTTAAATTCTCATTCAAGTAGGAAACCAATGAAGAAACAATATGAATCAGTTCATTTTTAGCCTTTTCTCCATAAGGAAAATGAAGAGGGTCAGCGACGTAAACTATTTCTTCCGATGAAAGCAACTGATCTAAAGCAATGACCATGCTGAGTCCTCCGACACCGGAATCAATCACACCAATAGGATTTGAATTACTACCCAAAAGTCTTCTCTCCAATTCTTTGGTTTTGATGATACTTTTGTGCCGCTTGAACAAAGCCATAAAAAAGAGGGTGAGGTCGATTAGGACGGGATTTAAATTCAGGATGAAATTGGACTCCGACAAACCAGGGATGATTGAAGAGCTCAACCATTTCAACAACTTGAAACTCTGGATTAAACCCTACCATAATCATTCCTGATTTTTCTAATTGGTGTATATATTCAGAGTTTAATTCATAACGATGGCGATGTCGCTCCATAATCTCTTCCTGTTGATATAGTGAGTAGCTTTTTGTATTGGTTTTCAGCTGGCATCGGTAATTTCCCAACCTCATGGTACCACCTAAATCTTTTTTAGTCCGCTGATCGGGTAAAAGATGAATAATCGGAAAAGGTGTTTCGGGATTAAACTCAGTTGAATGAGCACCAACCATTCCAGCAGCATTACGAGCAAATTCGATCACTGCCGTATGCATTCCTAAACAGATTCCAAAAAAGGGAATGCTATTTTCCCTTGCGTACCGTGCAGCAATAATTTTTCCTTCTATTCCTCTTTTTCCAAAACCTCCCGGAATTAATACACCATCGAGCTCTCCAAGGTACTTCTCTACATTCTGTTCTTGAATTTTTTCAGCTTCAATTGGTTTAATGCAAACCTTTACTCCCAAGGCTCCTCCACCATGTTTTAGTGACTCGTTGATACTTAAATAGGCATCCTTCGATTCTATGTACTTCCCGATAATCCCAATATTGATTTTCTGGTTGGGGTTTTTCATTCGAGATATAATTTCTGACCAATCATGGAGATCAACTTCTGCAGCATTTAGTTGAAGCTTATTAATGATGAGATTGCCAACTCCTTTTTCCTCCAAAGTAATCGGGACATCATAAATTGATTCGGCATCAAGAACGGGAATGATGGCTTCCTTTTCAATATCACAAAAAAGTGCAATTTTAGATATAACTTCTCGGGTCATAACATGAGAAGAACGACAAATTATCATGTCGGGTTGGATTCCAATGCTTCGTAATTCTTTAACGCTGTGTTGTGTGGGCTTGGATTTAAGCTCTCCGGCAGCATCGAGAAAGGGAACGAGAGTGACGTGTATATACAAGCAATTGGATTTTCCAATATCATTCTTGATTTGGCGAATAGCTTCCAAAAATGGGAGTGATTCAATATCACCAACTGTACCGCCAATCTCAACAATTGAAACATCAGCTTGACATTCTTCC harbors:
- a CDS encoding molybdopterin-guanine dinucleotide biosynthesis protein MobA yields the protein MTDAIILAGGDSNQEFLKKFGVNNRSLLVIHNKFMIEYVIEALKEVSSIKRIIVVGPVKELKSRIGKSVEEVVPPGNDPFESTLKGLDYLKPEKKVLVISSDIPLIKGEMIEDFFLRCSKQPADFYYPIVRKEVYQKKFGQSKRTFAKLVEGSFGGGNMLLIDPTLVQKKREFISQVIRNRKSPFMIARILGLNIIFKYIFKKLSVKDIEDRVEKILEMKGLAIITPYPEIKFDIDLPEHVDIARKFLKK
- the ispE gene encoding 4-diphosphocytidyl-2-C-methyl-D-erythritol kinase, producing the protein MKNDTIYRFRSYAKINWFLKIGQQRTDGYHDILSVMQLINFYDIIDFYFNNQNCDEIQCNYEIPTGKKSLLGRLFHLLRELNPHIKERYFGVKIIKNIPPSSGLGGASSNVANLLKKMNEILQLSFENEKLIELSAKLGSDIPFFTTGYPFAIISGKGEKVIPLHQPPEKYIVLVFPKVGIDTSWAYREWDIEQEQQNCQNLPSVKNFLIDFNPSQIEKYIWNDFEKIVYKRMPEFAEYKKTLEQMGCSSVFMTGSGSSIIGVAPNQEKAVDIVKRLNQKGIHSRWSTTIYKVDSNPIIVKEGGEEP
- the murI gene encoding Glutamate racemase, whose amino-acid sequence is MGSNSNPIGVIDSGVGGLSMVIALDQLLSSEEIVYVADPLHFPYGEKAKNELIHIVSSLVSYLNENLKAKLIITACGTISSNCLEELSALFQVPIIGIIDPASREAVRKTKTGKVVVLATSATVKSSTFQKHIQRIHSSITVKEEAWPEFVEAVEKGLHQTDDWRKWIHTQLIGFQQENFDTIIMGCTHFALISSFFQDIAETTFEIINPAIATAQEVKEYLAKSNLLNPSELSKKRIIVRGNSTNMKKTIQKYTDLQKINIEAFPEKIIENFINKAQRYCTPASTPM
- the pyrG gene encoding CTP synthase, with amino-acid sequence MNGKEGKFIFITGGVTSSLGKGITASSIGRILKSRQLKITMQKFDPYINVDAGTMNPYQHGEVFVTQDGGETDLDLGHYERFIDEELSKSSNVTTGKIYSSVIARERHGDYLGATVQVIPHITNQIKEEIFRLREECQADVSIVEIGGTVGDIESLPFLEAIRQIKNDIGKSNCLYIHVTLVPFLDAAGELKSKPTQHSVKELRSIGIQPDMIICRSSHVMTREVISKIALFCDIEKEAIIPVLDAESIYDVPITLEEKGVGNLIINKLQLNAAEVDLHDWSEIISRMKNPNQKINIGIIGKYIESKDAYLSINESLKHGGGALGVKVCIKPIEAEKIQEQNVEKYLGELDGVLIPGGFGKRGIEGKIIAARYARENSIPFFGICLGMHTAVIEFARNAAGMVGAHSTEFNPETPFPIIHLLPDQRTKKDLGGTMRLGNYRCQLKTNTKSYSLYQQEEIMERHRHRYELNSEYIHQLEKSGMIMVGFNPEFQVVEMVELFNHPWFVGVQFHPEFKSRPNRPHPLFYGFVQAAQKYHQNQRIGEKTFG